TGCCTGCAGCTGAAAAATAGTCTTTCAAATAACGAACTTTTAACCCGTCCTGTTTCAATTCTTCTAACAGGTTTTCTGTTCTCTTTGACCAGCTTTTCGGAACATGTGGAACAAATGAAGCTAAGAATACAAATTGCTCTTTCCGGTTAAATACTGCATTTGTTATCCCATGTTCAACAACAAAATCTAACAATGGTTTTGGGAATTTGTTTTGCAAGGATTGTAACAGCTCCGCTTTATTGATCCCTACTTTCATTGAATGCGCCAGGTGAAATTCCTGTAGCCTGTCAAAAATATCTTCCTCTATAGAATTGATTAACGATTGAAGAGTATATTCTTTTGCATTGTAATAAACAAAGTTTGCATCATGTAAATGCTGTAACAGCGTTGTCTCATCCAAAGCGGTTCGTTTAATTAGTTCTGTTAACGGTAAACTTTTCGCCTCAATCAGGGTAGCAGTAATGCGTTCCTTCGGTGAACCTGCCTTTTTCTTTGCTAATTCTTCTATTGTTTGGTTACCAAATCGATATTTACTACCGCGGGGATCAATCACCCAACCACCGCCAATAGTTTCCTGAGGGCTTGGTCTTCGTAAAATAAACCTGTCTCCCCGCTTAGTCAAAATCTCCTCTTCCAGTCGAAGCTGGCAAAGGATTTCACCATTTTCCTCTTTAATCTCGTTTCGATCAAAGAATACAATCCTGCCCATAACTTCTGCTGTTCCAATATGAAGCTTAATCGGCATTCTCTGTTTGACCATATGTTCTAGGTCCTCTACCATTCGAATAGCAACATCCACTGTTTTTGATACGATAAAATGTTCTGAGGAAACTAGGACGTCACCCCGTTCTACCTCTTCCTTAGAAATATTAGAAAGATTGATCGCAGTACGCTGTCCGGCATAAGCTTTTTGTGCAGGCTTATGATGCACTTGAATCTGCCGTGCTCTTACTTCCAGCCCTTTAGGCATAATTTTTAAGGCTTGCCCCTCTTCCACGGATCCCTCGTATACCGTTCCACGAACAACTGTTCCTTGACCCTTTACAGTAAACACTTGGTCGATCGGCAATCGGAAAGCCCCTTTAGCATCACGCATTTCTTGTTCTTTTAGTGTGGTAATAATTACATTCTTAATTTCTTCAATACCTTTTCCTGATAAGCTATCCACAAGTACAA
The window above is part of the Bacillus sp. SORGH_AS_0510 genome. Proteins encoded here:
- the selB gene encoding selenocysteine-specific translation elongation factor, whose amino-acid sequence is MEKRYFTIGMAGHIDHGKTSLTKALTNVDTDRLKEEKERQISIELGFAPLYEDNEIQISVIDVPGHERFIRQMIAGVAGIDLVVLVVAADEGVMPQTREHLDILKFLGVKNGLIAITKIDRVDEEFIDLVKDDILDELTGTVFENSPFVLVDSLSGKGIEEIKNVIITTLKEQEMRDAKGAFRLPIDQVFTVKGQGTVVRGTVYEGSVEEGQALKIMPKGLEVRARQIQVHHKPAQKAYAGQRTAINLSNISKEEVERGDVLVSSEHFIVSKTVDVAIRMVEDLEHMVKQRMPIKLHIGTAEVMGRIVFFDRNEIKEENGEILCQLRLEEEILTKRGDRFILRRPSPQETIGGGWVIDPRGSKYRFGNQTIEELAKKKAGSPKERITATLIEAKSLPLTELIKRTALDETTLLQHLHDANFVYYNAKEYTLQSLINSIEEDIFDRLQEFHLAHSMKVGINKAELLQSLQNKFPKPLLDFVVEHGITNAVFNRKEQFVFLASFVPHVPKSWSKRTENLLEELKQDGLKVRYLKDYFSAAGIPENLIFDLRKFLDDQEQIVLLDDQFAYHGEIFTEAVRNLRGQTGPEFEVGEAKDILELSRKYMIPFLERLDAKGLTKRVENKRKWVN